Below is a window of Halobaculum lipolyticum DNA.
GTCGTGTTCGGCTACGCCGGCGAGACGGACGTGACGGCGTACCCCCAGTCGGTGCTCGTCTGGCACGAGGTCGCCAACGACGTGCTCGACGGGACGCCCGTCGCCGTCACCTACTGCCCGCTCACGGGCACCGCGATGGGGTTCGAGCGCGGCGAGACGACGTTCGGCGTCTCCGGCCGCCTCGTCAACAACAACCTCGTGCTGTACGACCGTGCGACCGACTCCCGCTGGCCGCAGGTGCTCGCGACCGCCGTCTCCGGTCCCCGCGAGGGCGACCAACTCCGCGAGGTCCGACTCGTCTGGACCACGTGGAGCCGGTGGCGCGAGGCGCACCCGGACACGCGGGTCATGACCGAGAACACCGGCTACGCCCGCCGCTACGGGTCGGACCCGTACGGCAACTACAACCCAACGAGCGGCTACTACGCGTCCGGCAGCCGGACGCTGTTTCCCCCGCTCGACGACGGGTGGCGGGACGTCGAGACCGACGCCAAGCGGGTCGTGTTCGCCGTCCGCACCGCCGACCGCGTGGTCGCGTTCGACCGCCCGGCGCTCGCGCGCGCAGGTCGCCTCGCGACCGCCGACGGCGCACTCATCGCGGCGTACGACCCGGCGCTCGACACCGCGTGGGCGTACCGCGGCGGCGACGCGGTCGTCGCCCCCGCCGACGACGGGGACGGCCGGGTCGTCGTCGACGGCGACACCTACCGGGCGGACGCGCTCCCGCTGGAGCCGGTATCCGCCGTCCACGCGATGTGGCACGCCGTCGGCGGGTTCTACCCGGAGGCCGAGTATGTCGCCCGGGAGTGAGCCGGCCGCCGACCGACGGTCCGCGGCCGCGACGGCGGCGACGGCGCTGACGCGGACCCGCCGTGCGCTCGCGGCGGCGCTGACCGACCGCGTCGCGACGGGCGTCCTGCTGGCGAGCGCCGTCGGCTACGTCGCCGTCTCCCTCGTCGCCGTCGGCGACCTCGGGCGGTCGTCCGCGCCGGTCGTCGCCGAGGAGGGTGCCGTCGCCGTCACCGTCGTCGCCGCGCCGGTCGGCCGCGCGCTCGTGGGGGAGGCGGTCGCGCTCGCGACGGTCGGTCCCGTCGAACTGCTCGTGACGCCCGCGACGCTCCTCGCGACCGCCGGACTCGGCGCGCTGGTCGGCGCGAACCTCGCGCTGTCGGCGCTCGCGTGGCGCACGCCGGCGGCGTGTACCGTCTCCCCCGCGTCGGGACTCGCGGCGGGACTCCCGGCACTGCTGTCCGGGACGGCCTGCTGTGGGCCGGCGGTGTTCCTCCTCCTCGGGCTGCAGGCGACGGGGGTGGCGCTGACTGCGATCGCGTGGCTCCGGCCGGTCGCGGCGCTGCTGCTCGCGGCGTCGCTGGTGTGGGCGGCGTGGCGACTCGACGTTCGCCGGTCGACCGCCGGCGGCCGACGGTGAGCGGGCCGGCCACGTCCGCCGCCGTTGCCGACGGAGTGACACCGTCGGACGACCCCCGCGCCCGCACCGCGATCGACCGGCGCGAACGTGCGAGCGACGGGGTCCGGACGCCGGATATCCGCCGCGATAGTTCGCGTGGGGGATTCATGTAGCTGTGGCGTGTGACCCTTCGAGTGACAGTGCCCTCCCTCGCCGAGTCCGGCTTCGACGAACTCCCGATGCAGGTCGCCATCGTCGACCCGGCGGGAGCGATCGTCCGCACGAACGACGCGTGGGGGCGGTTCGACGACTGGGGCGCCGCGACCGAGCCGACCGACCCCGTGGGCGTGAACTACCTCCGGGTGTGTCGCGAGGGCGTCGAGGCGGGGCGCCCGGACGACGACGGCGACCGCTCGCGGGTCGCCGACGGCGGCGTGTTCGCCGCGGGGTCCGACGGGGCCGCCGCCGACGGCGCGGCGGTCGCCGACGGCATCGAGGCGGTGTTGGCGGGCGACCGCGAGACGTTCGACCACGAGTACCCCTGCCACTCCCCGGAGGAGCGTCGGTGGTTCCTCATGCGGGCGTCCGGGGTCGACCGCGACGGGACGACGTTCGCGCAGGTCGTCCACCTCGACATCACCGATCGGAAGCTCGCGGAGGAGGCGGTCGAGTCGCGCAACGACCGGCTGGAGACGCTCGCGGGCGTGCTCGGCCACGACCTGCGAAACCCGCTCCAGGTGGTGCAGGGACACACCGACCTGCTCCGGGCGCGACTCGACGGCGACGACGGGGAGAGCGACGGACGCCCGGCGCCCGAGGAGGCGGTCGCGGATCTGGAGACGATCCGGTCGTCGGCCGGCCGGATCGAAGCGATCATCGAGGACGCGCTCCGGCTCGCCCGCGGCGGGGCGGCGACGGAGGAGGAGGAGGCGACGACGGTGCGGCTGCGCGAGACCGCCGAGTGCGCGTGGGACCACGTCAGAGCCGAGGAGGCGACCATCGAGGTCGCGGACTCGTTCGGCTTCGACGCCCGTCCGGGACCGCTCGGACAGGTGTTCGAGAACCTCTTCGCCAACGCGGTCGAGCACGTCGGTCCCGACGTGACGGTGACCGTCGGGGCGCTCGACGCCGACGGCACCGGGCCGTCGGGGTTCTACGTCGCGGACGACGGGCCGGGCGTCCCGCCCGGGGATCGATCGGTC
It encodes the following:
- a CDS encoding DUF3179 domain-containing protein; the encoded protein is MRTPHTRRRFLGAVGAAGVAGVAGCTAAGPLRRRSGGDRGGDGDADADPSDAGPPARTDPIYQPWDHAAVRDATVSGGPEKDGIPSVDDPQFVPAADASLAPDDVVFGYAGETDVTAYPQSVLVWHEVANDVLDGTPVAVTYCPLTGTAMGFERGETTFGVSGRLVNNNLVLYDRATDSRWPQVLATAVSGPREGDQLREVRLVWTTWSRWREAHPDTRVMTENTGYARRYGSDPYGNYNPTSGYYASGSRTLFPPLDDGWRDVETDAKRVVFAVRTADRVVAFDRPALARAGRLATADGALIAAYDPALDTAWAYRGGDAVVAPADDGDGRVVVDGDTYRADALPLEPVSAVHAMWHAVGGFYPEAEYVARE
- a CDS encoding sensor histidine kinase: MTVPSLAESGFDELPMQVAIVDPAGAIVRTNDAWGRFDDWGAATEPTDPVGVNYLRVCREGVEAGRPDDDGDRSRVADGGVFAAGSDGAAADGAAVADGIEAVLAGDRETFDHEYPCHSPEERRWFLMRASGVDRDGTTFAQVVHLDITDRKLAEEAVESRNDRLETLAGVLGHDLRNPLQVVQGHTDLLRARLDGDDGESDGRPAPEEAVADLETIRSSAGRIEAIIEDALRLARGGAATEEEEATTVRLRETAECAWDHVRAEEATIEVADSFGFDARPGPLGQVFENLFANAVEHVGPDVTVTVGALDADGTGPSGFYVADDGPGVPPGDRSVVFDAGHTSDTDGTGLGLAIVEQFVESEGWYVTLVESAAGGARFEVRGVDAV